Proteins from a single region of Flavobacterium sp. K5-23:
- a CDS encoding EF-hand domain-containing protein: MQKNNSKTLLLSVLLMMLGTYVSFGQPPQGQDGKKPPTVEELFKQMDANKDGKLSKEEIKGPLKDDFAKVDLNKDGFITREELKKAPKPEDRRPPNKN; the protein is encoded by the coding sequence ATGCAAAAGAATAATTCAAAAACACTCTTATTAAGTGTACTATTAATGATGTTAGGAACTTATGTCTCTTTTGGACAACCACCACAAGGACAGGATGGTAAAAAACCGCCAACAGTGGAAGAGCTATTCAAACAAATGGATGCGAATAAGGACGGCAAACTTTCTAAAGAAGAAATAAAAGGCCCTTTAAAAGATGATTTTGCTAAAGTAGATTTAAACAAAGATGGTTTTATTACCAGAGAAGAATTAAAAAAAGCACCAAAACCTGAAGATAGAAGACCCCCAAATAAAAACTAA
- a CDS encoding sensor histidine kinase, which produces MNKFTRALFQILFWAVIWIVLGLSQNNFVHFLIENWMAYFFQSLLVLSLIYILVPQILFRKKFLVFGLISIGLLVLFAFVSSQFIAGHAGPLRPPPMHHNLGQRGAPSPFFINFLIITVAYILTIFVETFSFAQTKEEALILSKSETLETELKFLKSQINPHFLFNSLNNIYALSAIDAQKTQESILNLSDMLRYVLYECEKPKVAIEKEITYIEDFIKLFKLKSSKAYPIITTFSIDNPQLQIAPMLLIPFVENAFKHSNIHNILESFITIEIETKDEMIVFKIENSLNKEPVSKDKVGGIGMRNVQKRLSLLYAEKHELIISENSTSFAVTLKINTNV; this is translated from the coding sequence ATGAATAAATTTACCAGAGCGCTTTTTCAGATTCTTTTTTGGGCTGTCATATGGATTGTTTTAGGGCTATCTCAAAATAATTTTGTTCATTTTTTAATCGAAAATTGGATGGCTTATTTTTTTCAAAGTCTATTAGTTTTAAGTTTAATTTATATTTTAGTGCCGCAAATATTATTTCGAAAAAAGTTTTTAGTATTTGGCTTAATATCAATAGGTTTACTAGTCCTTTTTGCATTTGTTTCGTCTCAATTTATAGCTGGTCATGCTGGGCCGTTAAGACCACCTCCGATGCATCATAATTTAGGACAAAGAGGTGCGCCTTCCCCTTTTTTCATCAATTTTTTAATCATCACCGTTGCTTACATCTTGACAATTTTCGTCGAAACTTTTTCATTTGCTCAAACAAAAGAAGAAGCCTTGATTTTAAGCAAATCTGAAACTCTTGAAACCGAACTGAAATTTCTTAAATCACAGATAAATCCCCATTTTTTATTTAACTCTTTGAATAATATTTATGCTCTCTCTGCAATTGATGCTCAAAAAACGCAGGAAAGTATTTTGAATCTCTCTGATATGCTGCGTTATGTTTTATACGAATGTGAAAAACCTAAAGTTGCCATCGAAAAAGAAATTACTTATATCGAAGATTTTATAAAACTATTCAAATTAAAAAGTAGTAAAGCCTACCCTATAATAACAACGTTTTCTATAGATAATCCTCAGCTTCAAATTGCACCTATGCTGTTGATTCCCTTTGTTGAAAATGCATTCAAACACAGTAATATTCATAATATTCTGGAATCTTTTATTACAATTGAAATTGAAACAAAAGACGAAATGATTGTTTTTAAAATTGAAAACAGTCTCAATAAAGAACCTGTTAGCAAAGACAAAGTAGGAGGTATCGGTATGCGTAATGTTCAAAAAAGATTATCTTTACTTTATGCTGAAAAACATGAATTAATAATATCCGAAAACTCAACTTCTTTTGCAGTAACCCTAAAAATCAACACCAATGTTTAA
- a CDS encoding LytTR family DNA-binding domain-containing protein — MFKCIIIDDEELARGLLKSYVAKLDFLELVGSFENPLEALDCLKSEDIKLVFLDIQMPEIKGTDFAKLIPTTTKIIFTTAYSEYALDGFELSAIDYLLKPITFQRFLKAVQKIQPEETTISNEKTITVKSGYDLFKLKLDDITHIESDSEYAVFHTNSKKIMSLQSLKSLEKSLDSSVFIRVHRSFIINKNKVTGLKGRDLSLGIIQIPVSDSYYDKVKRELFS, encoded by the coding sequence ATGTTTAAATGCATTATTATTGATGATGAAGAATTAGCAAGAGGTTTGCTTAAAAGTTATGTGGCCAAATTGGATTTTTTAGAATTAGTTGGTTCTTTCGAAAACCCTTTAGAAGCATTAGATTGCCTAAAAAGTGAAGACATTAAGCTTGTCTTTTTAGATATTCAAATGCCTGAAATAAAAGGCACCGACTTTGCCAAACTCATTCCCACAACTACCAAAATTATCTTTACAACTGCCTATTCTGAATATGCTTTAGACGGATTTGAGTTGAGTGCTATTGATTATTTACTAAAGCCTATTACGTTTCAGCGTTTTTTAAAAGCAGTTCAAAAAATTCAACCTGAAGAAACGACTATTTCAAATGAGAAAACAATTACCGTAAAATCAGGGTATGATTTATTCAAACTTAAATTAGACGATATTACACATATCGAAAGTGACAGTGAGTATGCTGTTTTTCATACCAATTCTAAAAAAATAATGAGCCTGCAATCCTTAAAATCATTGGAAAAATCATTAGACTCTTCTGTTTTTATACGTGTTCATCGATCTTTTATTATCAACAAAAACAAAGTGACAGGCCTTAAAGGAAGAGACCTGTCATTAGGGATTATACAAATTCCGGTAAGTGATAGCTATTACGATAAGGTGAAGCGGGAGTTGTTTTCTTGA
- a CDS encoding alpha-isopropylmalate synthase regulatory domain-containing protein, translated as MEKRKIEIMDTTLRDGEQTSGVSFSAAEKLTIAQLLLEELNIDRIEIASARVSEGEFQGVKGIMAWAKERGYEQRIEVLTFVDGGLSIEWMKKTGAKVQNLLTKGSLNHLTHQLKKTPEQHFEEIAKIISLAKANDIETNVYLEDWSNGMRNSPEYVFQFLAFLSTQPVKRILLPDTLGVLIPAQTFEFISKITAKYPNIHFDFHAHNDYDLSIANVMEALKAGIKGLHVTVNGMGERAGNAPLESTVAVINDFMPEIKINVKESSLYSVSKLVETFTGYRIPANKPIVGDNVFTQTAGIHADGDNKNNLYFNDLLPERFGRKRQYALGKTSGKANIEKNLQELGLKLNPEDLKLVTQRIIELGDKKETVTKEDLPYIISDVLDSQSYEEKIIVESYILSHAKGMRPSTTLSLKINGELIEEHAQGDGQFDAFMNALAKIYTVKKIALPKLIDYAVRIPPGSSSDALCETIITWTNNGKEFKTRGLDSDQTVAAIIATQKMLNVV; from the coding sequence ATGGAAAAAAGAAAAATTGAAATAATGGACACTACACTTCGTGATGGAGAACAAACATCAGGGGTGTCGTTTTCTGCTGCGGAAAAGTTAACCATTGCTCAATTATTACTGGAAGAATTAAATATTGACAGAATCGAAATTGCTTCGGCTCGTGTAAGTGAAGGTGAGTTTCAAGGTGTAAAAGGCATTATGGCTTGGGCCAAAGAAAGAGGATATGAGCAACGAATAGAAGTTTTGACTTTTGTAGACGGCGGTCTTTCTATCGAATGGATGAAAAAAACGGGTGCCAAAGTTCAAAATCTATTGACTAAAGGTTCCTTAAACCATTTAACACATCAATTAAAAAAAACACCCGAGCAACATTTTGAGGAAATTGCTAAAATTATTTCTTTAGCGAAAGCAAATGATATTGAAACCAATGTATATCTGGAAGACTGGAGTAACGGAATGCGAAATTCTCCTGAATACGTTTTTCAATTCTTGGCATTTTTATCAACACAGCCCGTAAAAAGAATATTATTACCTGATACATTAGGGGTTCTTATACCAGCACAAACTTTCGAATTCATTTCGAAAATTACGGCAAAATACCCCAATATTCATTTTGATTTCCACGCGCATAATGATTATGACTTAAGTATTGCCAATGTTATGGAAGCGTTGAAAGCCGGAATCAAAGGATTACATGTTACGGTAAACGGGATGGGAGAACGTGCAGGAAACGCACCTCTTGAAAGCACAGTTGCGGTAATAAATGATTTTATGCCGGAAATAAAAATCAATGTAAAAGAATCTTCTTTATACTCCGTGAGCAAATTAGTAGAGACCTTTACAGGATACCGAATTCCTGCTAACAAACCAATCGTAGGAGACAATGTATTCACGCAAACCGCCGGAATACACGCTGATGGAGACAACAAAAACAATTTATACTTCAATGATTTACTGCCAGAACGTTTTGGAAGAAAACGACAATATGCACTGGGAAAAACATCTGGGAAAGCCAATATTGAAAAAAACCTACAGGAGCTGGGTTTAAAACTGAATCCAGAAGATTTAAAACTAGTTACCCAACGAATAATTGAATTGGGAGACAAAAAAGAAACTGTAACCAAGGAAGACTTACCCTACATCATTTCAGATGTATTAGATAGTCAAAGCTATGAAGAGAAAATCATTGTAGAATCCTATATACTATCGCATGCAAAAGGAATGCGTCCATCAACAACGTTAAGTTTAAAAATTAATGGCGAGCTTATAGAAGAACACGCTCAGGGAGACGGACAATTTGACGCTTTTATGAATGCTTTGGCTAAAATATACACCGTAAAGAAAATTGCACTGCCTAAATTGATTGATTATGCTGTGAGAATTCCACCTGGAAGTAGTTCAGACGCTTTATGCGAAACGATTATCACCTGGACAAATAACGGAAAAGAATTCAAAACGAGAGGTTTGGATTCAGATCAGACAGTTGCGGCCATAATAGCCACACAAAAAATGCTTAATGTAGTTTAA
- the leuD gene encoding 3-isopropylmalate dehydratase small subunit — translation MAYDKFNILTSTAVPLSIENVDTDQIIPARFLKATERVGFGDNLFRDWRYNNDDSPKKDFVLNNPTYSGKILVGGKNFGSGSSREHAAWAVYDYGFRCVVSSFFADIFRNNCLNIGVLPVQVSPEFADKIFKAIESDPKTELEINLPEQSITLKATGEKETFDISGYKKDNMINGFDDIDYLQNIKPEVIAFADKLPY, via the coding sequence ATGGCTTACGATAAATTTAATATACTTACCAGCACAGCGGTTCCGCTTTCTATAGAAAATGTAGATACTGATCAAATTATTCCCGCTCGTTTTCTAAAAGCAACAGAACGTGTTGGTTTTGGAGACAATCTTTTCCGTGATTGGAGATACAACAATGATGATTCTCCAAAAAAGGATTTCGTTTTAAACAATCCAACATACAGCGGAAAAATTCTTGTGGGAGGAAAAAACTTCGGATCTGGATCGTCAAGAGAACATGCTGCTTGGGCAGTTTACGATTACGGTTTTAGATGTGTGGTTTCGAGTTTTTTTGCAGACATATTTAGAAACAACTGCTTAAACATAGGTGTTTTACCCGTTCAAGTTAGCCCTGAATTTGCTGATAAAATATTCAAAGCTATTGAGTCCGACCCAAAAACCGAACTGGAAATTAACCTTCCTGAACAATCAATTACACTTAAAGCAACTGGAGAAAAGGAAACTTTTGACATCAGCGGTTATAAAAAGGACAATATGATCAATGGTTTTGATGATATTGATTATTTGCAAAACATCAAACCCGAAGTAATCGCATTTGCAGACAAGCTTCCCTACTAA
- the leuC gene encoding 3-isopropylmalate dehydratase large subunit, translating to MSKTLFDKVWDSHVVRKIEDGPDVFFIDRHFIHEVTSPVAFLGLKTRGISVLYPERTFATADHNTPTINQHLPVEDPLSANQLRALEENSNEYGISHWGLGNKKNGIVHVVGPENGITLPGATIVCGDSHTSTHGAFGAIAFGIGTSEVEMVLSTQCIMQPKPKKMRINVTGELQLGVTPKDVALYIISKLSTSGATGYFVEYAGDVFENMTMEGRMTVCNLSIEMGARGGMIAPDQTTFDYLEGRLYTPKGEAWKTALAYWKTLKTDADATFDQEINFAAADIEPMITYGTNPGMGLGISKNIPTANEVAEGEETYVKSLGYMGFNQGDTMIGKKIDYVFLGSCTNGRIEDFRAFASIVKGRQKAENVTAWLVPGSHVVEAQIKEEGILDILTDAGFVLRQPGCSACLAMNDDKVPAGKYAVSTSNRNFEGRQGPGSRTLLASPFMAAAAAVTGVLTDPRELI from the coding sequence ATGAGTAAGACATTATTTGACAAAGTATGGGATTCACATGTAGTTCGTAAAATTGAAGATGGACCTGATGTGTTTTTTATTGATCGTCATTTCATCCACGAAGTCACAAGTCCTGTTGCCTTTTTAGGTTTAAAAACTAGAGGAATATCGGTTTTATACCCAGAACGTACTTTTGCAACTGCAGATCACAACACACCAACTATAAACCAACACTTGCCTGTTGAAGACCCTTTATCCGCTAATCAGCTTAGGGCATTAGAAGAAAATTCTAATGAATATGGGATTAGCCACTGGGGATTAGGGAATAAAAAAAATGGAATTGTACACGTTGTAGGTCCTGAAAACGGAATTACACTTCCTGGAGCCACCATAGTTTGCGGCGATTCACACACTTCTACCCATGGTGCTTTTGGCGCTATTGCTTTTGGGATTGGAACATCCGAAGTTGAGATGGTTCTATCCACGCAATGCATTATGCAACCGAAACCCAAAAAAATGAGAATCAACGTAACAGGAGAACTTCAATTAGGAGTTACACCAAAAGACGTTGCCCTTTATATCATTTCTAAATTATCCACTTCTGGAGCAACTGGTTATTTTGTAGAATACGCAGGTGATGTTTTTGAAAACATGACAATGGAAGGACGTATGACAGTTTGCAATCTAAGTATCGAAATGGGTGCTCGTGGCGGAATGATTGCTCCTGACCAAACTACTTTTGATTATTTAGAAGGTCGTTTATACACTCCAAAAGGAGAAGCTTGGAAAACAGCACTAGCGTATTGGAAAACATTAAAAACAGATGCCGACGCAACTTTTGACCAAGAAATCAATTTTGCCGCAGCAGATATCGAACCGATGATTACCTACGGAACCAATCCTGGAATGGGATTAGGAATTTCTAAAAATATCCCAACAGCTAACGAAGTTGCCGAAGGAGAAGAAACATACGTAAAATCATTAGGATATATGGGCTTCAATCAAGGTGACACTATGATTGGCAAAAAAATCGATTACGTATTCTTGGGCAGTTGCACTAATGGTCGTATCGAAGATTTCAGGGCTTTTGCCTCAATCGTAAAAGGGCGTCAAAAAGCAGAAAACGTTACCGCTTGGTTAGTACCGGGATCTCATGTAGTGGAAGCACAAATAAAAGAAGAAGGAATTCTTGATATATTGACTGATGCAGGTTTTGTATTGCGTCAACCGGGTTGTTCCGCTTGTTTAGCAATGAATGACGATAAAGTTCCTGCTGGAAAATACGCAGTGAGTACTTCAAACAGAAATTTTGAAGGACGTCAAGGACCTGGTTCCAGAACTTTGCTAGCAAGTCCTTTTATGGCCGCTGCAGCTGCTGTAACAGGAGTTTTGACTGATCCTAGGGAGTTGATATAA
- the dnaE gene encoding DNA polymerase III subunit alpha, translating to MYLIFDTETTGLPKRWDAAITDTNNWPRCIQIAWQLHDDMGKLIEHQDYLVKPDGFNIPYDAERIHGISTELAEQDGISLAEVLEKFNIALSKAKFIVGQNLGFDVNIMGCEFHRLGVDSTMASMPVLDTCTEVTASLLKLPGGRGGRFKLPTLTELHSFLFNKPFSEAHNATADVEATTRCFLELIRRENFTKEQLDVPVSYFQDFQNKNPREIQLIGLKHINLKQASDKIRQQFGEKQTSTVSKEVLSENKKVLVDAEFVHLHNHTQFSVLQSTISIAQLVKAAAQQKMPAVAMTDYANLMGAFHFVRDVLNHNKAAAAKNKGLIENGEEPTEVSMKPIVGCEFFVCEDHKDKKRKDNGYQIVLLAKTKKGYHNLAKMSSVAYTEGFYYVPRIDRKVIQKYKEDIIVLSGNLYGEIPSKVLNLGENQAEEALVWWKEEFKDDFYIELMRHNQEDENRVNTTLISLARKHDVKIIATNNTFYIDKENANAHDILLCVRDGEKQTTPIGRGRGYRFGLPNQEYYFKTGEEMKKLFADLPESISNLSEIVDKIEIYDLAREVLLPKFEIPVEFNVPEDEVDGGVRGENAYLRHLTYEGAIKRYPEITEEVRERLDFELLTISNSGYPGYFLIVQDLIAEARRMGVSVGPGRGSAAGSVVAYCLKITNIDPLKYNLLFERFLNPDRVSLPDIDIDFDDEGRSSVMDYVIRKYGSKQVAQIITYGKMATKSAIRDTARVLDLPLFEADKIAKLIPGMMPSKWNLARFLNEEEATIKKVVRPEEWDKIKELIGIANEDDLGGETIQQAKVLEGNMRNTGIHACGVIITPSDITDFVPVATAKDSDLYVTQFDNSVVETAGLLKMDFLGLKTLTLIKDTVKLVKYRNNIDLNPDEFPIDDLKTYELFQRGETVGIFQYESPGMQKYMKELKPTVFPDLIAMNALYRPGPIAYIPSFVKRKNGEEEIIYDLDACEELLKDTYGITVYQEQVMLLSQKLADFSKGDADVLRKAMGKKQKDVLDKMKPKFINQAVAKGHAEDKLEKIWKDWEAFAEYAFNKSHSTCYAWIAYQTAYLKANYPAEYMAAVLSNNMSDIKQVSFFMEECKRMGLQVLGPDVNESFYKFTVNDDYAVRFGMGAVKGVGAGAVATIVETRKESRYKSVFDMTKRIDLRAANKKALENLILAGGFDSFDGSTRAQYFHDDGDGITFYEKAIKYGAKFQENENSSQVSLFGESSDVQIAEPVMPPCEDWSTMEKLAKEKEVVGIYLSGHPLDDFKFEMKYFCNTRLDALRNLELHVGKNLAFGGIVTDVQRRTAKNGKDWAIFTLEGFDESYEFKIFGEEYLKFNFFLIPNNFVYLKINVKDGWINRDTNKKSEPRIQFVEARQLQDVLAAFAKKLVVLLNISDLQTEFIHHLSRAFQENKGDSQVSFEIMELEKIKKLIEVVPDVESNEDDDFTEDQEDGVEDVKAGTVTEVEEINVVTKLSMASRKLKINISNELLLELEKMQIKFKLN from the coding sequence ATGTACTTAATATTCGATACTGAAACCACAGGATTACCAAAACGTTGGGACGCAGCCATTACAGACACTAACAACTGGCCGCGCTGTATTCAGATTGCATGGCAGTTGCATGATGATATGGGAAAACTCATCGAGCACCAAGATTATTTGGTCAAGCCTGATGGATTTAATATTCCTTATGATGCCGAGCGTATTCACGGTATTTCAACAGAATTAGCCGAACAAGACGGAATTTCTCTGGCGGAAGTATTAGAGAAGTTTAATATCGCTTTGTCAAAGGCTAAATTTATTGTGGGTCAGAATCTGGGTTTTGATGTCAATATTATGGGTTGTGAATTTCATCGTTTAGGAGTTGATAGTACAATGGCTTCAATGCCGGTTCTCGATACCTGTACGGAAGTTACTGCTTCTTTATTGAAATTGCCTGGAGGACGTGGAGGACGTTTTAAATTACCTACGCTAACTGAATTGCATAGCTTTCTTTTTAACAAGCCATTCTCAGAAGCGCACAACGCAACTGCCGATGTTGAGGCAACGACGCGTTGTTTTTTAGAGTTAATTAGAAGAGAAAATTTCACCAAAGAACAACTTGATGTTCCTGTTTCCTATTTTCAAGATTTTCAAAATAAGAATCCAAGGGAAATTCAGCTCATTGGATTAAAACACATTAATTTAAAGCAAGCCTCAGATAAAATCCGTCAACAGTTTGGTGAAAAACAAACGAGTACGGTTTCGAAAGAAGTGCTTTCTGAGAATAAAAAAGTACTTGTAGATGCTGAATTTGTGCATTTACATAATCATACACAGTTTTCGGTTTTGCAATCCACTATTAGTATTGCTCAGTTGGTTAAAGCTGCTGCACAACAAAAAATGCCTGCCGTTGCCATGACGGATTATGCCAATTTAATGGGAGCTTTTCACTTTGTTAGAGATGTTCTAAATCATAATAAAGCGGCTGCAGCAAAAAATAAAGGATTGATTGAAAATGGTGAAGAACCTACTGAAGTTTCCATGAAACCTATTGTGGGTTGTGAGTTTTTTGTTTGTGAAGATCATAAGGACAAGAAACGAAAAGACAATGGATACCAAATAGTATTATTGGCGAAGACCAAAAAAGGCTATCATAATTTGGCTAAAATGTCTTCTGTAGCCTATACAGAAGGGTTTTATTATGTGCCGAGAATTGATAGAAAAGTGATTCAGAAATACAAGGAGGACATTATTGTATTGTCCGGAAATTTGTATGGAGAAATTCCGAGTAAGGTTTTAAATCTTGGTGAAAACCAAGCCGAAGAAGCTTTAGTATGGTGGAAAGAAGAATTCAAGGATGATTTCTATATTGAGTTGATGCGTCACAATCAAGAAGATGAAAACAGGGTGAATACCACTTTGATTTCTTTGGCGAGAAAACACGATGTCAAAATTATTGCTACTAATAATACTTTTTATATAGATAAGGAAAATGCCAATGCGCACGATATTTTACTTTGTGTGCGGGATGGTGAAAAACAAACTACGCCTATAGGTCGTGGTCGTGGTTATCGTTTTGGGTTGCCTAATCAGGAATACTATTTCAAGACCGGGGAAGAGATGAAAAAACTCTTTGCCGATTTGCCTGAATCGATTTCGAATCTATCCGAAATTGTAGATAAAATAGAGATATACGATCTGGCGCGTGAGGTTTTGTTGCCAAAGTTTGAAATTCCAGTAGAATTTAATGTTCCTGAAGATGAAGTAGATGGTGGAGTAAGAGGGGAAAATGCTTATTTGAGGCATCTTACTTATGAAGGAGCAATTAAAAGATATCCTGAAATTACGGAAGAAGTTCGGGAGCGACTGGATTTTGAGTTGTTGACGATTTCTAATTCGGGTTATCCGGGTTATTTCTTGATTGTTCAGGATTTAATAGCTGAAGCACGAAGAATGGGAGTTTCCGTAGGTCCTGGTCGTGGATCAGCTGCGGGTTCTGTGGTGGCCTATTGTTTGAAGATAACCAACATTGACCCACTGAAATACAACCTGCTTTTTGAGCGTTTCCTGAATCCTGATCGTGTGTCCCTGCCCGATATTGATATCGATTTTGATGATGAAGGTCGAAGTAGTGTTATGGATTACGTGATTCGGAAATATGGTTCTAAACAAGTAGCCCAGATTATCACCTATGGTAAGATGGCAACAAAATCGGCGATTAGAGATACCGCTCGTGTTTTGGATTTGCCTTTGTTTGAAGCGGATAAAATAGCGAAGTTGATCCCGGGGATGATGCCTTCCAAATGGAATTTAGCTCGTTTCCTTAATGAAGAGGAAGCCACTATTAAAAAAGTGGTTCGCCCGGAAGAATGGGATAAAATAAAAGAATTAATAGGGATTGCGAATGAAGATGATTTAGGGGGAGAAACAATTCAACAGGCAAAAGTCCTGGAAGGGAATATGCGTAATACCGGAATTCACGCCTGTGGAGTAATTATTACACCAAGTGATATTACGGATTTCGTTCCTGTAGCCACTGCTAAAGATTCAGATTTATATGTTACCCAGTTTGATAACTCGGTTGTGGAAACAGCGGGTTTATTAAAAATGGACTTCTTGGGTTTGAAAACCCTTACCTTGATTAAAGACACGGTTAAACTGGTGAAATATCGAAATAATATAGATTTAAATCCGGATGAGTTTCCTATTGATGACTTGAAAACCTACGAGCTCTTTCAAAGAGGAGAAACAGTAGGTATTTTTCAATACGAGTCGCCCGGGATGCAGAAATACATGAAGGAGTTGAAACCAACAGTCTTTCCTGATTTAATTGCCATGAATGCTTTGTATCGTCCGGGTCCAATTGCTTATATCCCAAGTTTCGTAAAAAGGAAAAATGGGGAAGAGGAAATTATCTATGACCTTGATGCCTGTGAAGAGTTGCTTAAAGACACTTACGGAATTACCGTTTACCAAGAACAGGTAATGCTTTTGTCCCAAAAACTGGCGGATTTCTCTAAAGGTGATGCCGATGTATTGCGTAAAGCGATGGGAAAAAAGCAGAAGGATGTTTTGGATAAAATGAAACCTAAATTTATTAATCAGGCAGTGGCCAAAGGACATGCTGAGGATAAATTAGAAAAAATATGGAAAGACTGGGAAGCCTTTGCTGAATATGCCTTTAATAAATCGCACTCGACTTGTTATGCTTGGATTGCCTATCAAACCGCTTATTTAAAAGCGAATTATCCAGCCGAATATATGGCAGCCGTACTGTCTAATAATATGAGTGATATCAAGCAGGTTTCTTTCTTTATGGAAGAATGCAAGCGTATGGGATTGCAAGTGTTGGGGCCGGATGTGAATGAGTCTTTTTATAAGTTTACTGTAAACGATGATTATGCAGTCCGTTTTGGAATGGGTGCGGTAAAAGGAGTGGGTGCGGGAGCAGTTGCAACTATTGTGGAAACCCGAAAAGAGAGTAGGTATAAGTCGGTTTTTGATATGACTAAACGTATTGATTTGCGTGCTGCCAATAAAAAAGCTTTAGAGAATTTAATATTAGCCGGAGGGTTTGACTCCTTTGATGGGTCTACGCGTGCACAGTATTTTCATGATGACGGAGATGGAATTACTTTCTATGAAAAAGCCATTAAGTATGGCGCTAAATTTCAAGAAAACGAAAATTCATCCCAGGTAAGTTTGTTTGGAGAAAGTAGTGATGTCCAAATTGCGGAACCCGTAATGCCTCCTTGTGAAGACTGGAGCACGATGGAAAAACTGGCCAAAGAAAAAGAGGTTGTAGGGATTTATTTATCCGGACATCCGCTGGATGATTTCAAGTTTGAAATGAAATATTTTTGTAATACCCGTCTGGATGCATTGCGAAATCTGGAATTGCATGTGGGTAAAAATCTTGCCTTTGGTGGGATTGTAACCGATGTTCAAAGGCGAACTGCCAAAAACGGAAAGGACTGGGCTATATTCACTCTTGAAGGATTTGACGAGAGTTATGAATTTAAGATTTTTGGCGAGGAATATCTGAAGTTCAATTTTTTCCTGATTCCCAATAATTTTGTCTATCTAAAAATAAACGTCAAAGACGGCTGGATTAATAGAGATACGAATAAAAAGTCGGAACCCAGAATTCAGTTTGTCGAAGCGAGGCAATTGCAGGACGTTTTAGCTGCTTTTGCTAAAAAGCTTGTCGTCTTACTTAATATTTCTGATTTGCAAACGGAGTTTATTCATCATCTAAGTCGTGCTTTTCAAGAGAATAAAGGGGATAGCCAAGTGTCTTTTGAAATTATGGAGTTGGAAAAAATCAAGAAATTGATTGAAGTGGTTCCCGATGTTGAATCGAATGAAGATGATGATTTTACCGAAGATCAAGAAGATGGCGTTGAAGATGTTAAAGCGGGAACAGTTACTGAGGTAGAAGAGATTAATGTGGTGACTAAATTATCAATGGCAAGTAGAAAGTTAAAGATTAATATCTCGAATGAGTTATTATTGGAATTAGAAAAAATGCAGATTAAATTCAAGTTGAATTAA